Within the Enterococcus hirae ATCC 9790 genome, the region GCTGTGAAAGAAGCGTTTAGCTCCGAGCGAATAAGAGAGGATTTTTTAAAATAGCTCCTCATATTTTAGAAAATCATCGCTTATTGTTGAGGAGTTGCTTCTTGAACGCCGTTTATTCGCTTTTAGAGATACTAGAAAAGACTGAGACAACTTTTGTCTCAGTCCCTCGTAAAGAGAAAATAGTGTTCAAACAACCGCTCCTTGAAATAAGTCAATTTTTTTATATGAGAGGTTGTTTCAAAAAATTTTCTTATTGCCATTGGAGCGTTTTTTAACTGTATTACCAGATATGCACTCGTTTTTCAGGTGGAAGATACATCGCGTCTTTTTCAGTGATCGCAAATGTTTCATAAAATTCCATCAAGTTTTGGGGTTGGATATTGGCACGTAATTTAGCAGGGGCATGAACGTCGATTTGTAACAACAATTGTTGGTATTCTTTTTTTGCTTTTGTCCGCCAAATCGTCGCCCAGCTGACGAAAAAGTCTGCTAGTGAGTGATCTGCTTCGGTTTTTGCTGCTTCTAAAGCACAACTTAGACCGCCCGCATCTGCGATATTTTCTGAAACAGTAAGCTTACCATTAACAGTACCATCAGCAAATGATAAGCCATCAAATTCTTCGATCATTGCTTGGGCTTTTTCTTGGAAGTGCGCTAGATCTTCTTCCGTCCACCAGTTATTTAAATTACCATATTCATCGAATAAGGCACCATTATTATCGAAGGCATGAGAGATTTCATGGGCGATGACAGCGCCGATCCCACCGTAGTTTGCTGAACTTGATTGTTCTAAACTGTAAAATGGTGCTTGTAAAATAGCAGCTGGAAAAACAATGACATTTCTGAAAGGGTGGTAATAGGCGTTGACTGTATCAGCGCTCATTTCCCATTCCGTCCGATCAACAGGTTGATTCCAGCGACCAAAACGTTCTTTCAATTCGATTTTGCTGAAGGCTAAAGCGTTGGAAAGCAGGGTTCCGCCTTCTTCTTGTGTCACTGTGTGGTACTTCGTATATAAAGCAGGGATTTGGTCTGGATAGCCGACCTGAACTCCTAGTTTATCTAATTTGATGATCGCTTTTTTTCGAGTAGTATCGCTTAACCAGTTGTTTTTTTCTAAACGATCTTTATAGACAGAGATCATTTTTTCGATCATATGCTCAACATCTTTTTTGGCCGCTTCACCAAAGTATTTTTTGCCATAATAATCGCCAACGACTTGGTCAAATTGACCTGAAGCTAAGTAATAGGCAGCTTTTTTCTGCGGCATGGCTTCATCTGTGCCTGAGAGTGTCCGTGAGAAGATTCCGCTGATTTGTCTAAAGTCTTCTGATAGATAGCTACTCAACGAACGAATCGTTCGGACGATCATCCAGCTTTTGATCAATTGAAAATGTTCTGTGGTTAGTAGTTCGCCTAACTGTTCAAAATAAACAGGATCCGTCACGATTACTTTATCCGGTGTGGTACCAATCAATCCCACTGTCAACTTTTCTAGATCCAGTTTATCGGTATAGTGGATGAAGGTGTCAAATGACCGGGGATTGTACATTTTGCTGTAATCCGCTTTTTCTTCCGCACTTTTAACATGAGGCGCAACCAATCGATCAAATTGGATAGCTTGTTCAACGATTGCCTCTGCTTGGCTTTTTTCTTTTCCGGTTAATTCAACGAGTTGGACCATCATATCAAAGAAAACGCCTAATAGTTGCGCACCATTTGGATGTTCTGCAGTATAGTAAGTTTTGTCAGGTAAAAATAATGAAGGGGGATAAGCAAATAATGCGTTTGTTTGTGCATTTTTCATATCCGCATCGACATCTAAGCTAAACGGTAAAGGTAAACTATCCAATGTCCAAGTAGGAAATTGTTGGTTCAAGTCTTCAAAAGAATCGATTTTTTCAATTCGTTCAATTAAAGGAAGCAATGGTTTAGCAGCTAACTGATTTCTTCGATCATAATCATTAGCTAATTGATAAAAATGAAGAAAGTGACGCATCATATCTGATTGGACTTTATCAGGTTCAGCCAGCATATGATCAATGTCTGTCATCAAAAGATCATCGATACCGTCAACTAAGTCCTGGAAACCGCCAGTGGCTGGTTTATCAGCGGGGATCTTGGCTGTTTTTAGCCATTCTTCATTCACAGCTTCAAAAAAGTCTTGCTTTATAAGTTCTTTGTTCATTCGGTTATCGCTCCTTTTTATCTAATGTTCCTATTATCATATAAAAACAGCGAATAAACAAATAGAAAGAGGAAAGAAGCACTTGTGGGGTCTTGCCGTAGTCACAGCAGAACTAGTCTATCTGATTTGTTTTTCTCCTTATTTCACTTATAATAAAAAAGACGGAGGTGATTCGTTCTTGAAAACTGTATTTGAACAATCAATCGAATGGAATCTCGATGGTATCAAG harbors:
- a CDS encoding M13 family metallopeptidase, whose protein sequence is MNKELIKQDFFEAVNEEWLKTAKIPADKPATGGFQDLVDGIDDLLMTDIDHMLAEPDKVQSDMMRHFLHFYQLANDYDRRNQLAAKPLLPLIERIEKIDSFEDLNQQFPTWTLDSLPLPFSLDVDADMKNAQTNALFAYPPSLFLPDKTYYTAEHPNGAQLLGVFFDMMVQLVELTGKEKSQAEAIVEQAIQFDRLVAPHVKSAEEKADYSKMYNPRSFDTFIHYTDKLDLEKLTVGLIGTTPDKVIVTDPVYFEQLGELLTTEHFQLIKSWMIVRTIRSLSSYLSEDFRQISGIFSRTLSGTDEAMPQKKAAYYLASGQFDQVVGDYYGKKYFGEAAKKDVEHMIEKMISVYKDRLEKNNWLSDTTRKKAIIKLDKLGVQVGYPDQIPALYTKYHTVTQEEGGTLLSNALAFSKIELKERFGRWNQPVDRTEWEMSADTVNAYYHPFRNVIVFPAAILQAPFYSLEQSSSANYGGIGAVIAHEISHAFDNNGALFDEYGNLNNWWTEEDLAHFQEKAQAMIEEFDGLSFADGTVNGKLTVSENIADAGGLSCALEAAKTEADHSLADFFVSWATIWRTKAKKEYQQLLLQIDVHAPAKLRANIQPQNLMEFYETFAITEKDAMYLPPEKRVHIW